Proteins encoded in a region of the Sulfurimonas marina genome:
- the gatA gene encoding Asp-tRNA(Asn)/Glu-tRNA(Gln) amidotransferase subunit GatA, with protein sequence MITLKEALQLSKEELNTFKKELTEKIEANKDLNAYIDVKDFGEGIPIAVKDNIQVKDWSVTSASNILQGYIAPYNATVINKMVDAGLSPFGRTNMDEFAMGSTTESSFYGKTLNPHASDRVPGGSSGGSAAAVGAGLAIAALGSDTGGSIRQPAAYCGIVGMKPTYGRVSRYGLGAYASSLDQIGPMTQNVEDAAILYDIISGSDDKDSTNAKMDDKVVPNLDPTRKLRVAVVPKYIENASEDIKNAYKLATEALKAAGHEIVEKELMDAKYDISAYYITATAEATTNLARYDGIRYGNRVEGKNLEDTFVQTRSQGFGDEVKRRILLGNFVLSSGYYEAYYVKAQKTRHIIKEEYARVFEDIDLILSPVAPTVAPRFGELANPMDMYLSDLYTISVNLAGLPGLSLPVMKNSEGMPIGLQLIAKAYDEQTLFDGALSLEKELNYK encoded by the coding sequence ATGATTACACTAAAAGAAGCCCTACAACTCTCAAAAGAAGAATTAAACACATTTAAAAAAGAACTTACAGAAAAAATTGAAGCGAACAAAGATCTGAATGCATATATCGATGTAAAAGATTTCGGCGAAGGTATCCCTATTGCCGTGAAAGATAACATCCAGGTAAAAGATTGGTCAGTTACTTCAGCTTCAAATATCCTTCAAGGCTATATAGCTCCATACAATGCGACAGTTATCAACAAAATGGTAGATGCCGGTCTTTCTCCGTTTGGTAGAACAAATATGGATGAATTTGCGATGGGTTCTACTACTGAGTCAAGCTTCTACGGTAAAACATTAAATCCTCATGCATCTGACCGTGTTCCTGGTGGAAGTTCAGGCGGTAGTGCAGCTGCTGTTGGTGCAGGCCTTGCGATTGCAGCACTTGGGAGTGATACTGGTGGTTCAATCCGTCAGCCTGCTGCGTACTGCGGAATTGTTGGTATGAAGCCTACATACGGTAGAGTAAGCCGTTACGGTCTTGGTGCATACGCTTCAAGTCTTGATCAAATCGGTCCTATGACGCAAAATGTTGAAGATGCTGCAATTCTTTACGACATCATCAGCGGAAGTGACGACAAAGATTCTACAAATGCAAAAATGGATGATAAAGTTGTACCAAATCTGGATCCTACAAGAAAACTAAGAGTAGCTGTAGTTCCTAAATATATCGAAAATGCAAGCGAAGATATTAAAAATGCATATAAACTCGCAACTGAAGCGCTAAAAGCTGCAGGACATGAGATTGTGGAAAAAGAGCTTATGGATGCAAAATACGACATCTCAGCTTACTATATCACGGCAACTGCAGAAGCTACTACAAACCTTGCACGTTATGATGGTATCCGTTACGGAAACAGAGTTGAAGGGAAAAACCTTGAAGATACATTTGTACAAACTAGAAGCCAAGGCTTCGGTGACGAAGTAAAAAGACGTATCTTACTTGGAAACTTTGTTTTAAGCAGCGGTTATTACGAAGCTTACTATGTAAAAGCGCAAAAAACAAGACATATCATTAAAGAGGAGTATGCAAGAGTATTTGAAGATATTGATCTTATTTTATCACCTGTAGCTCCTACAGTTGCACCAAGATTCGGTGAACTTGCAAATCCTATGGATATGTACTTAAGCGACCTCTACACTATTAGTGTAAACCTTGCAGGACTTCCTGGACTTTCACTGCCGGTTATGAAAAACTCTGAAGGTATGCCTATCGGATTGCAACTAATTGCAAAAGCATATGATGAGCAAACACTTTTTGACGGTGCACTTAGCCTAGAGAAAGAACTAAATTACAAATAA
- a CDS encoding DUF302 domain-containing protein, whose product MKKKLSAVLLAAGLSFLMSGCSTMHMGWTAVTKQHTLDDKAMDAYDNMFTKVTEYGDPARAMMLEWKVEEGITGDEVKESIEALTEEYNMRLTGYVKMYTKEDAAPDEVKEARIYSLCNLTTAKVFLNYSRYYGGFMPCRIMYVSYGNGDAYLVSMDMTLAIHGGKTLPPEMLEAALKVKEAMEKVPERAAKGDF is encoded by the coding sequence ATGAAAAAGAAATTAAGTGCTGTATTATTAGCAGCTGGTTTATCGTTTTTAATGTCAGGATGTTCAACTATGCATATGGGATGGACAGCTGTAACTAAGCAACATACGCTTGATGACAAAGCTATGGATGCATATGACAACATGTTCACTAAAGTTACAGAGTATGGTGATCCAGCAAGAGCTATGATGCTAGAGTGGAAAGTTGAAGAAGGTATCACTGGTGATGAAGTAAAAGAATCAATTGAAGCACTTACTGAAGAATACAACATGAGACTTACTGGTTATGTGAAAATGTATACAAAAGAAGATGCTGCACCAGATGAAGTTAAAGAAGCAAGAATCTACTCTTTATGTAATTTAACTACTGCAAAAGTATTCCTTAACTACTCAAGATACTATGGTGGTTTTATGCCATGTAGAATTATGTATGTTTCATATGGAAATGGTGATGCTTACCTAGTAAGTATGGATATGACATTAGCAATCCATGGTGGTAAAACACTTCCTCCAGAAATGTTAGAAGCTGCATTAAAAGTTAAAGAAGCAATGGAAAAAGTTCCAGAGCGTGCTGCAAAAGGTGACTTCTAA
- the fabD gene encoding ACP S-malonyltransferase has protein sequence MSKIAMIFAGQGSQAVGMGKDFYENSELAREMFEKAGERIGVDFKALIFEENEKLNETAYTQPAILLVQMIAYKLFKDACPDVKAELFLGHSLGEFSALCASGAIDYIDAVELVHKRGSFMQEACNEIEAGMMAIVGLGDADVEKICADAQAEGKKVWPANYNQDGQLVVAGLKSDLASLEQTFKDAGAKRALLLNMSVASHCDLLSPAVEKLGAIMETMVNDSFEAPIISNVTTQPYSSKDEAIKLLKEQLTSPVKYKQSIEAVAGDLDMAIEFGNGVVLKGLNRRIAKDLTTLNISDMASLEKVKEEICS, from the coding sequence ATGAGTAAAATAGCAATGATTTTTGCTGGACAAGGTTCACAAGCAGTTGGTATGGGGAAAGATTTTTATGAAAATTCTGAACTTGCTCGTGAAATGTTCGAAAAAGCGGGAGAGAGAATAGGTGTTGATTTTAAAGCACTTATTTTTGAAGAGAATGAAAAGTTAAATGAAACGGCATATACACAACCTGCCATTTTATTAGTGCAAATGATTGCATATAAACTTTTTAAAGATGCTTGTCCGGATGTAAAAGCAGAACTGTTTTTAGGACACTCATTAGGTGAGTTCTCAGCTTTATGTGCAAGTGGTGCTATTGATTATATTGATGCAGTAGAATTAGTACATAAACGCGGTTCTTTTATGCAAGAAGCATGTAATGAGATCGAAGCAGGTATGATGGCTATTGTTGGTCTTGGTGATGCAGATGTTGAGAAAATTTGTGCAGATGCACAAGCTGAGGGCAAAAAAGTTTGGCCGGCAAACTATAACCAAGACGGTCAATTAGTTGTAGCAGGATTAAAATCTGATCTTGCTTCATTAGAGCAAACATTTAAAGATGCAGGTGCAAAACGTGCATTACTTTTAAATATGTCTGTAGCATCTCACTGTGATCTTTTATCTCCTGCAGTTGAAAAACTGGGAGCTATTATGGAAACTATGGTAAATGATAGTTTTGAAGCACCAATCATCTCGAACGTTACAACACAACCATACAGTTCAAAAGATGAAGCTATTAAACTTTTAAAAGAGCAATTAACTTCTCCTGTAAAATACAAGCAATCGATTGAAGCTGTTGCAGGTGATCTTGATATGGCTATCGAATTTGGAAACGGTGTAGTTCTTAAAGGTTTAAACAGAAGAATTGCAAAAGATCTTACAACTCTTAATATCTCTGATATGGCTTCATTAGAGAAAGTTAAAGAGGAAATCTGCTCATAA
- a CDS encoding 5'-methylthioadenosine/adenosylhomocysteine nucleosidase → MKIAIMGAMPEEVAPILEKLGNYTTTEYAGNKYYEANYKGVDVVVAYSKIGKVFSTLTATTMIEHFGCEKLLFSGVAGAVNPELKVGDLVVATKLSQHDLDISAFGHPYGYVPEGSVYVEADPELINISKGVAQSLGKSVREGIIATGDQFVANEDRKNWIGETFNADALEMEGGSVAVVCNALNVPFFILRAISDAADMDASFSFDEFLETSAIESAEFVMKMLDEIIK, encoded by the coding sequence ATGAAAATAGCAATAATGGGAGCAATGCCTGAAGAGGTAGCACCGATATTAGAAAAACTGGGTAACTATACAACTACAGAGTATGCAGGGAACAAGTATTATGAAGCAAACTATAAAGGTGTGGATGTTGTAGTTGCATACTCTAAAATAGGTAAAGTATTTTCTACATTGACTGCAACGACAATGATTGAGCATTTTGGATGTGAGAAACTTCTTTTTAGTGGTGTTGCAGGTGCAGTTAACCCAGAACTTAAAGTTGGTGATTTAGTTGTAGCTACTAAACTTTCACAACACGATCTTGATATTTCTGCTTTTGGTCATCCATATGGATATGTACCTGAGGGTTCTGTTTATGTAGAAGCAGATCCAGAGCTTATCAACATTAGTAAGGGTGTAGCTCAAAGTTTAGGAAAGTCAGTTCGTGAGGGTATTATTGCTACGGGTGATCAGTTTGTTGCCAATGAAGATCGCAAAAACTGGATCGGTGAAACTTTCAATGCCGATGCATTAGAGATGGAAGGGGGCAGTGTTGCTGTTGTATGTAATGCTTTAAATGTACCGTTTTTTATTCTTCGTGCTATCAGTGATGCAGCTGATATGGATGCAAGTTTTTCATTTGATGAATTTTTAGAAACGAGTGCAATTGAATCTGCAGAGTTCGTTATGAAAATGTTGGATGAGATAATTAAATAA
- a CDS encoding FKBP-type peptidyl-prolyl cis-trans isomerase, which produces MAIEANQIVSIEYEVRDGDKVVDSNVGANPLVFMFGKGQIIPGLEEGIKNMAIGEKGDVLVQPADAYGEYNPEATQEVPKEQFAGIDLQEGMTLYGQGEDGSTVQVIVKEIKDAAVIIDFNHPLAGKSLMFTVTINNVREASAEEAMTGIPEENKPAESGCCGTGGGSGCGCH; this is translated from the coding sequence ATGGCAATTGAAGCAAATCAAATCGTATCTATTGAATATGAGGTACGTGACGGAGATAAAGTAGTAGATAGTAATGTAGGTGCAAACCCATTAGTATTTATGTTCGGTAAAGGTCAAATCATTCCTGGTTTAGAAGAGGGAATTAAAAATATGGCTATCGGTGAGAAAGGTGATGTTTTAGTTCAGCCTGCAGATGCATATGGTGAATATAATCCTGAAGCTACACAAGAAGTTCCAAAAGAGCAGTTTGCTGGAATCGATTTACAAGAAGGTATGACACTTTACGGTCAAGGTGAAGACGGTTCTACTGTACAAGTTATCGTTAAAGAGATCAAAGATGCTGCTGTAATTATCGACTTTAACCACCCATTAGCTGGAAAAAGTTTAATGTTTACAGTAACTATCAACAATGTAAGAGAGGCATCTGCTGAAGAAGCTATGACTGGTATTCCAGAAGAGAATAAACCAGCAGAGTCTGGATGTTGTGGTACTGGTGGCGGCAGCGGCTGTGGATGTCACTAA
- the guaB gene encoding IMP dehydrogenase, with protein sequence MRIRKRALTFEDVLLVPQYSEVLPKEVSLETKLTRNISLKIPMVSAAMDTVTEYRAAIAMARLGGIGIIHKNMDIESQCQQIRKVKKSESGIIIDPIYVHPDATLADAEALMNEFKISGVPVVDGHNKLLGILTNRDMRFEKDMRKLVSEVMTAMPLITAQQGINLDDAADIMHQNKIEKLPIIDDDGFLKGLVTIKDIKKRIEYPNSNKDDFGRLVVGGAIGVGQMDRAKALVDAGVDVLVLDSAHGHSKGILDTVKEIKASLAVDVIAGNIATAEATEALIEAGADGVKVGIGPGSICTTRIVAGVGVPQISAIDECAAAARKHGVPVIADGGIKYSGDISKALAVGASCVMAGSLLAGTEESPGQTIMFQGRQYKSYRGMGSIGAMQKGSNDRYFQEGTAADKLVPEGIEGRVPFRGSIAGIVHQMMGGLRSSMGYCGSESIPAFWDKAEFVEITSAGLKESHVHDVIITEEAPNYHV encoded by the coding sequence ATGAGAATTCGTAAACGCGCTCTAACATTTGAAGATGTACTTTTAGTACCACAATATTCTGAAGTTCTTCCAAAAGAAGTCTCACTAGAAACTAAACTAACTCGTAATATATCACTTAAAATTCCAATGGTTTCTGCTGCAATGGATACAGTAACTGAGTATCGTGCAGCGATTGCAATGGCTAGACTTGGTGGAATCGGTATTATCCACAAAAATATGGATATTGAATCTCAATGCCAACAAATAAGAAAAGTTAAAAAATCTGAAAGCGGAATCATTATCGATCCTATCTATGTACATCCTGATGCTACACTTGCTGATGCAGAAGCTCTTATGAATGAGTTCAAAATCTCTGGTGTACCTGTTGTAGACGGTCACAATAAACTTCTCGGTATCCTTACAAACCGTGATATGAGATTTGAAAAAGATATGAGAAAACTTGTATCTGAAGTGATGACAGCTATGCCATTAATCACTGCTCAACAAGGGATTAACCTTGATGATGCTGCAGATATTATGCACCAAAACAAAATTGAGAAACTTCCAATTATCGATGATGACGGGTTCTTAAAAGGTCTTGTAACTATTAAAGATATCAAAAAACGTATAGAATACCCTAACTCAAACAAAGATGACTTTGGTCGTTTAGTAGTTGGTGGAGCTATCGGTGTTGGTCAAATGGATAGAGCAAAAGCGCTTGTTGATGCAGGTGTTGATGTTTTAGTTCTTGACTCTGCACACGGACATTCTAAAGGTATTCTAGATACTGTAAAAGAGATTAAAGCTTCTTTAGCTGTTGATGTAATCGCAGGTAATATTGCGACTGCTGAAGCAACTGAAGCATTAATCGAAGCTGGTGCTGACGGTGTTAAGGTTGGTATTGGACCAGGTTCAATTTGTACAACTCGTATCGTTGCAGGTGTTGGTGTACCTCAAATCTCTGCAATTGATGAATGTGCAGCTGCTGCGAGAAAACATGGTGTTCCTGTAATTGCAGACGGTGGTATCAAATACTCTGGTGATATTTCAAAAGCTCTTGCAGTTGGTGCTAGTTGTGTAATGGCTGGTTCATTATTAGCTGGTACGGAAGAGTCTCCGGGGCAAACTATTATGTTCCAAGGACGTCAATACAAATCATACCGTGGTATGGGAAGTATCGGAGCTATGCAAAAAGGTTCTAATGACAGATATTTCCAAGAAGGTACTGCAGCTGATAAACTTGTACCAGAAGGAATTGAAGGGCGTGTTCCATTTAGAGGAAGCATTGCAGGTATCGTTCACCAAATGATGGGTGGTCTTCGTTCATCTATGGGTTACTGTGGAAGTGAAAGCATTCCGGCATTCTGGGATAAAGCAGAATTCGTAGAGATCACATCAGCTGGACTTAAAGAGTCTCATGTTCATGATGTTATCATCACAGAAGAAGCTCCTAACTATCACGTATAA
- a CDS encoding nitrilase-related carbon-nitrogen hydrolase codes for MRITLAQTSPKLNRDNLKEVISVIESIKGSSDLIVFPELSLSGYMLQDKLYEDAWNEDELQALKDLSYDIDIVVGAALKDGNLFRNTALYFSNGEFVSKHIKVHLPNYGMFEEARYFEGGDKFESFEVKGKKISMLVCEDVWHENVHKEIIKMDPDMVITLVASPARGFHDSGLAIEDKWYKIIKTLSHESNSKLIFVNRVGFEDGLGFWGGSCIVDNGNIMAQLPRFIKSIETFEV; via the coding sequence ATGAGAATCACTTTAGCACAAACATCTCCTAAACTTAATAGAGATAACCTAAAAGAGGTTATCTCTGTTATAGAAAGTATTAAAGGGAGTTCGGACTTAATAGTATTCCCGGAATTAAGTTTAAGCGGATATATGCTGCAAGATAAACTTTACGAGGATGCTTGGAACGAAGATGAACTTCAAGCACTGAAAGATTTAAGCTATGATATAGATATAGTTGTTGGTGCAGCTTTAAAAGATGGTAATCTGTTTAGGAATACAGCACTGTACTTCAGCAATGGAGAATTTGTTTCTAAACATATTAAAGTACATTTGCCAAATTATGGGATGTTTGAAGAAGCCCGCTATTTTGAAGGTGGAGACAAATTTGAATCCTTTGAAGTAAAGGGTAAAAAGATATCTATGTTGGTATGTGAAGATGTATGGCATGAAAATGTTCATAAAGAGATTATAAAAATGGACCCGGATATGGTCATAACACTCGTAGCATCTCCGGCAAGAGGTTTTCACGATAGTGGCTTAGCTATCGAAGACAAATGGTATAAAATTATAAAAACACTCTCTCATGAATCAAACTCAAAGCTTATTTTTGTAAATCGAGTCGGTTTTGAAGATGGTTTAGGTTTTTGGGGTGGAAGTTGTATTGTTGACAATGGCAATATTATGGCTCAATTGCCAAGATTTATCAAAAGCATAGAAACATTCGAGGTATAA
- a CDS encoding tRNA 2-thiocytidine biosynthesis TtcA family protein, which translates to MGIKLSKKIMSKLGKTNAEFGLIEEGDKILVGLSGGKDSLTLVHALKEQQRRAPFKFDFVAVTVTYGMGEDYSNLIGHCKEYEIPHVVKETETYELAKEKIRKNSSFCSFFSRMRRGYLYTAAKELECNKVALGHHLDDAAESFFMNFIYNGQLRSLAPKYTAENGLVVIRPLIQMRERQLRAFVVDNGIEAIGDEACPAMRFDVKMPYARANTKDMLEKMEKEHPQLFTSLNAAFKNISIDSFFLTEKDEEKVGF; encoded by the coding sequence ATGGGAATCAAGCTATCTAAAAAGATTATGTCGAAACTCGGTAAGACAAATGCCGAATTTGGACTAATAGAAGAGGGTGATAAGATTCTTGTAGGACTAAGTGGCGGAAAGGACTCTTTAACACTTGTACATGCTTTAAAAGAGCAACAACGACGTGCACCCTTTAAATTTGATTTTGTAGCGGTTACTGTTACATATGGGATGGGAGAAGATTACTCAAACCTTATTGGACATTGTAAAGAGTATGAGATACCGCACGTAGTTAAAGAGACAGAAACTTATGAGCTTGCAAAAGAGAAGATCCGTAAAAACTCATCATTTTGCAGTTTCTTTTCCCGTATGAGAAGAGGTTATCTATATACCGCTGCAAAAGAGTTAGAGTGTAATAAGGTAGCTCTTGGGCATCATTTAGATGATGCTGCAGAGAGTTTTTTTATGAACTTTATATATAATGGACAGTTACGCTCTTTAGCACCGAAATATACTGCTGAGAACGGTTTAGTAGTTATTCGTCCGCTTATTCAGATGCGTGAGCGTCAACTACGTGCATTTGTTGTTGATAACGGTATTGAAGCGATTGGCGATGAAGCCTGTCCTGCAATGCGTTTTGATGTCAAAATGCCATATGCTAGAGCAAATACAAAAGATATGCTTGAAAAGATGGAAAAAGAGCATCCGCAACTGTTTACTTCATTAAATGCTGCATTTAAAAATATAAGTATTGATAGTTTTTTTCTAACTGAGAAGGATGAAGAAAAAGTAGGATTTTAA
- a CDS encoding tetratricopeptide repeat protein, producing the protein MKRSTIILLLSAATSLSLNCAEPSAFGAGDLSSDSPYGLTPDEKVILETKKKLKKVDLSTKTHASQLDSLRERIDGLQDIIEALSRKSHNNKIALKELQNKDKLDDENSNEYQKRLSEVVQQDSQSIKTLQEQVLEISKLVDQINANYVSKKEFNDLVADINNFKDLVAKELKSGSKKSSAKTKKVSSADLYNSAKQNFDKKYYTKAIEQYTELIARKYKPAYSHYMIGEMYYKRKDYAKAISYFKKSSELYAKASYMPTLMLHTAISMDKTGDKGHAHSFYKAIIKKYPSSSEAKKAKKLLN; encoded by the coding sequence ATGAAACGCAGTACAATAATTTTATTACTTAGTGCTGCTACATCTCTTTCTCTCAACTGTGCCGAACCATCAGCGTTCGGTGCAGGAGATCTTTCAAGCGATAGTCCTTACGGGCTTACTCCAGATGAAAAAGTTATATTAGAAACTAAGAAAAAGCTCAAAAAAGTTGATCTTAGTACAAAAACACATGCTTCACAATTGGACTCTTTGAGAGAAAGAATTGATGGACTTCAAGATATTATAGAAGCACTAAGTAGAAAATCACATAACAATAAAATAGCATTAAAAGAGTTACAAAATAAAGATAAATTAGATGATGAAAACTCTAATGAATATCAAAAAAGACTCTCAGAGGTAGTGCAGCAAGATTCGCAAAGTATTAAAACTTTACAGGAGCAGGTATTAGAAATTTCTAAACTTGTAGACCAGATAAATGCCAACTATGTTTCTAAAAAAGAGTTTAATGATTTAGTAGCAGATATCAATAACTTTAAAGATCTTGTAGCTAAAGAGTTAAAAAGCGGCTCTAAAAAGTCATCTGCTAAAACAAAAAAAGTATCAAGCGCAGATCTTTATAACAGTGCAAAGCAGAATTTTGATAAAAAATATTATACAAAAGCGATTGAACAATACACAGAGTTAATTGCCAGAAAGTATAAACCGGCATATTCACACTATATGATCGGTGAGATGTATTATAAACGTAAAGATTACGCTAAAGCGATCTCTTATTTTAAAAAATCATCAGAGCTTTATGCAAAAGCGTCTTATATGCCAACGCTAATGTTACACACTGCAATATCGATGGATAAGACAGGTGACAAAGGACATGCACACTCTTTTTATAAGGCAATAATTAAAAAGTATCCAAGTTCAAGCGAGGCCAAAAAGGCGAAAAAACTCTTGAATTAA
- a CDS encoding RDD family protein, translated as MSEIKYAGFGIRFLASLLDTFFLALPVGIVIYFISGGEWFDFSQYQQNLQMAMAGNANALNSQPQTSFTWELIFEISVLVITVLFWKQFKGATPGKKIVNIKIVDAKTLEDISNKQAITRSLGYIPSTLLLGLGFLMIIFTKNKQSLHDMLANTVVIYT; from the coding sequence ATGAGTGAAATAAAATATGCCGGCTTTGGTATCAGGTTTTTAGCTTCACTCTTAGACACTTTCTTTTTAGCTCTTCCCGTTGGTATAGTTATCTATTTTATCAGTGGCGGAGAGTGGTTTGACTTTTCCCAATATCAACAAAATCTACAAATGGCAATGGCTGGTAACGCTAATGCTCTTAACTCACAACCCCAAACATCTTTTACATGGGAACTTATTTTTGAAATTTCTGTTTTAGTCATAACTGTTCTTTTTTGGAAACAATTTAAAGGTGCTACACCCGGGAAAAAAATCGTAAACATTAAAATTGTAGATGCAAAAACACTAGAAGATATCTCAAATAAACAAGCGATTACAAGATCATTAGGATATATCCCTTCCACACTTTTACTTGGATTAGGTTTTCTTATGATAATCTTTACAAAAAATAAACAATCTCTCCACGATATGCTCGCTAACACCGTAGTTATATACACTTAA
- a CDS encoding Fis family transcriptional regulator: MDVTNFVTASEASSQAFKTATLLKSLTINALIMGENGVGKRTLASFILPNATAINGSNYEELLQAMESSNEIIITDIDNFPNIKLLIDTIKTNKVRVVATSKQSFSNEHLDDIFSVKFDIPPLSSREEDVQELIEVFVKDAVKLFGGENKFDIKDFKPDLSDNANSLRRQVMISYLLQDIDDKELMDIIENYLFDKLGSNSDYRNYLYLYEVPLIRAGLTKFKSQLQLSDRLGLNRNTLRKKISDNKEYLQGENNE, from the coding sequence GTGGATGTCACTAATTTCGTAACAGCTTCTGAAGCGTCCAGTCAAGCTTTTAAAACAGCTACACTGTTAAAATCGCTTACTATTAATGCCCTAATTATGGGTGAAAATGGTGTAGGTAAAAGAACTTTAGCTTCTTTTATCTTGCCAAATGCAACAGCAATAAATGGATCTAATTATGAAGAACTTTTACAGGCAATGGAAAGTTCTAATGAAATAATTATTACAGATATTGACAACTTCCCAAATATAAAACTTTTAATCGATACTATAAAAACAAATAAGGTCAGAGTTGTAGCAACATCTAAACAATCGTTTAGTAATGAACATCTTGATGATATTTTTAGTGTAAAATTTGATATTCCTCCATTGTCATCGAGAGAGGAAGATGTTCAAGAATTAATAGAAGTTTTTGTAAAAGATGCGGTAAAGTTATTTGGCGGTGAAAATAAGTTTGACATTAAAGACTTTAAACCGGATTTATCAGATAATGCTAATTCGTTAAGAAGACAAGTGATGATTAGTTATCTGCTGCAAGATATTGACGATAAAGAGCTGATGGATATTATAGAAAATTATCTGTTTGACAAACTAGGTTCAAACAGTGATTATAGAAACTATCTCTATCTTTATGAAGTTCCTTTGATACGAGCAGGATTAACTAAGTTTAAGTCGCAATTACAATTATCTGATAGATTAGGACTAAACAGAAATACATTAAGAAAAAAGATCTCTGATAACAAAGAGTATTTACAAGGAGAAAATAATGAGTAA
- a CDS encoding OmpA family protein, which produces MKSLVLSSVAVALLVFSGCSSKEPAVDSKAQESTQNVEEVQAPATETVAGEESVVDSSTNEISRLSMDEVESKLPTIYFAFDKFNISTQAQEKIVAAAELGKAGAKPYSVKLEGNCDEWGSDEYNFALGLKRTEAVKNALVNEGIDASRISMVSYGESNPVCTDKTKECWAQNRRVNFKLLP; this is translated from the coding sequence ATGAAAAGTTTAGTACTTTCTAGCGTTGCTGTAGCACTTTTAGTATTTAGTGGATGTAGTTCAAAAGAGCCAGCTGTTGATTCAAAAGCTCAAGAATCTACTCAAAATGTTGAAGAGGTGCAAGCACCGGCAACTGAAACAGTTGCAGGAGAGGAAAGTGTTGTAGACTCTAGCACAAATGAAATCTCTAGATTAAGTATGGATGAAGTAGAAAGCAAGTTACCAACTATCTATTTTGCTTTTGACAAATTCAACATCTCAACTCAAGCACAAGAAAAAATTGTAGCTGCTGCTGAACTTGGTAAAGCAGGTGCTAAACCTTACTCTGTAAAATTAGAAGGTAACTGTGATGAATGGGGAAGCGATGAGTATAACTTTGCTTTAGGTTTAAAACGTACAGAAGCTGTTAAAAATGCTTTAGTTAACGAAGGTATTGATGCATCTCGTATCTCTATGGTAAGTTATGGTGAAAGCAACCCAGTATGTACTGATAAAACAAAAGAGTGTTGGGCACAAAACCGTAGAGTAAACTTTAAACTTCTTCCATAA